A stretch of DNA from Bacillota bacterium:
GTCCCGGTAAAGTTATATGTGTTGTTATTCTCGGGCCTTTGTTTCCTGATGGTCCCTTAATAACCTGAACAGTTATTTCCTGTCCTGAAGTCAAAAGTTCACTGATATTAGGGCCTCTATAATCCGTATATATTTCGTCTTCTTCATCGGTTTCACCATTTCCACCATTATATCTGCTATTATAATAATGGTTGCAAACCGCATCGCTTACATACAAAAAAGCATTTTTTGAGTAGCCTATATCCACAAAGGCTGCCTGCATGCCAGGCAATACACTAGATACCTTTCCCCTGTAAATGTTCCCCACCATTCTTCTCTGATCAGACCTTTCTATATATATTTCTACAAGCTCCCTATTTTCTAATACAGCAACTTTCGTTTCTTCAGGTAAAACTTCTACGAGGATTTCATTTGCCAATTATTTCACCTCCAATACTTCTAATCTTCAAAACTTCCAATTAATATTCCAAAGCTTGGGAATCTAAAGGATCAATTATTTCCTCGCCCTTTTTTATAAATAATCCTGTACGGTGTATATGTATAATCCGGAAATCTGTTACTGTATACATATTTAATGCAGTTACCAGCATTTCAGGTTTTAAATTGACTGTACCTCCTGCACTTAATAATGCAGAAATGATAAACTCCTCAGCATATTCTTCAATATGTTTATCAATATATTTATCAATGCATTCATCTATCTTAAGCTTATGGATCATAGGTTTTATATCTATTTCCCTTGCCGTTTTTTTACTATCCTTTTGTACTATTATGTTTTCCATTTTTTTAAATGCATTAACTTTTTGCCTAACTTCATTTATTCCCAAATTAAGGGAAGAGTATACAAATATTTTATACGAAGCCGCAACTATCTTTGCCATAATATTATCTTTATTGTGCTTAATCTTTGCTTCAATAACTTTCAGTCCTGGCGGCAATTCCTTATTTAAGCGCCGAGTAAAATCATTGGGCTCTATATATTCTACAAACTGGAAGTCTGCATAATCTGCTTCGCTTGTAACTCCAATTGCCAACGGAAGCCCGAATACTATTTGAGGTTGAGGGTTAAACCCTCTGGAATAACCGATGGGGATATGGGAACGCCTTATTGCCCTTTTAAAAGTCCTCATAATATCC
This window harbors:
- a CDS encoding DUF2344 domain-containing protein, with protein sequence MRVKFIRGEEIKYISHLDIMRTFKRAIRRSHIPIGYSRGFNPQPQIVFGLPLAIGVTSEADYADFQFVEYIEPNDFTRRLNKELPPGLKVIEAKIKHNKDNIMAKIVAASYKIFVYSSLNLGINEVRQKVNAFKKMENIIVQKDSKKTAREIDIKPMIHKLKIDECIDKYIDKHIEEYAEEFIISALLSAGGTVNLKPEMLVTALNMYTVTDFRIIHIHRTGLFIKKGEEIIDPLDSQALEY